A window of the Glaciimonas sp. CA11.2 genome harbors these coding sequences:
- a CDS encoding methyl-accepting chemotaxis protein translates to MAFKLPFLFKTAKEEQINGGNFFRQESGPAGIASLAAVGEHGATSNKSQAPLMMRGHEASSLNASAVFPSSEFIDATSSVESSGASGAASQPFRSYQDKPLPLIGKLPQQQQVRTLLAIMGAGLVLTIVFLWLSTRSDTLIATQTQIAGDALMHSQRIGKATPNAIQGNTEAFKQLSDSRKELNQDLVLLTTGGVYKGSEIPAPSPRMASAAADVEKVWLNTDKAAETILKHQKELSGFGVILQKLNGISPVLLDLSEQIAAMKTEGRATPREISAASQLVMLTQRLGRSANEFLTSQGVNPETAFLLGKDTNTFRDIVSGFLNGSAILRLPASKNEEERQKLAELENSFAEYQVAVTAILANIQNFVSTKQSEELIFTENELLKQRLSTLQDSYRNAQDELSLPFWLMLASALLALLAAAGIAWVQLQDGHRRTHDADMRRLEAEDQRLMAIQHELDTSNLNDQNQAAILRLMNELQEVADGDLTVQATVSEDITGAIADSVNYTVEELRGLVGRVTATARQVTTASDQAQSISTELLEASQTQAREIKEATLAVLAMATQITDVSKSASASVDVARQSVSAAEEGSKAVENAITGMNEIREQIQETSKRIKRLGESSQEIGEITELIADITEQTNVLALNAAIQAASAGEAGRGFSVVAEEVQRLAERSGAATKQIGALVRTIQTDTHDAVVAMEKSTQGVVEGAKLSDAAGAALSDIRGVSNLLAELIQNISLATEQQANSANGVASNIQNILTVTEKTREGTSQTASSIRELSKLAEDLKSSVSRFRVTN, encoded by the coding sequence ATGGCATTTAAACTACCGTTCCTATTCAAGACGGCGAAAGAAGAACAGATTAATGGCGGCAATTTTTTTCGACAAGAGTCGGGACCCGCAGGGATAGCATCGCTTGCCGCAGTCGGCGAGCATGGCGCAACGTCGAACAAAAGCCAGGCACCCCTGATGATGCGGGGCCATGAAGCATCATCGCTCAACGCCTCGGCAGTATTTCCATCATCGGAATTTATAGACGCAACTAGTTCAGTGGAGTCATCTGGTGCATCTGGTGCAGCAAGTCAGCCCTTCAGATCGTATCAAGACAAGCCATTACCACTGATCGGCAAGTTGCCGCAACAGCAGCAAGTTCGTACCCTATTGGCCATAATGGGTGCCGGCCTCGTGCTGACGATTGTCTTCCTGTGGTTGAGTACCAGAAGTGACACGCTAATTGCGACGCAGACCCAAATTGCAGGCGATGCGTTGATGCATTCCCAGCGGATTGGTAAAGCGACGCCGAATGCTATTCAGGGTAATACAGAAGCGTTTAAGCAGTTGTCCGATAGCCGCAAAGAACTTAATCAAGATTTGGTTTTACTGACTACCGGTGGGGTGTACAAAGGAAGCGAAATTCCTGCGCCGAGCCCACGAATGGCTTCTGCAGCCGCGGATGTGGAGAAAGTTTGGTTGAACACCGATAAGGCAGCTGAGACTATCTTAAAGCACCAAAAAGAATTGTCAGGCTTTGGCGTAATCTTACAAAAGCTAAACGGGATTTCGCCTGTATTGCTGGATTTGTCGGAGCAAATTGCCGCGATGAAGACGGAAGGCAGAGCAACACCGCGCGAAATTTCCGCAGCCTCACAACTGGTAATGCTGACGCAGCGTCTAGGGCGCAGCGCCAATGAATTTCTGACTTCTCAGGGGGTTAATCCTGAAACTGCATTTTTGCTTGGCAAGGATACCAACACCTTTCGCGACATCGTTAGTGGGTTTTTGAATGGTAGCGCCATATTGCGTTTGCCCGCTTCCAAAAATGAAGAAGAGCGCCAAAAATTAGCTGAGTTAGAAAACAGCTTTGCTGAATACCAGGTCGCCGTCACCGCTATTTTGGCGAACATACAGAACTTTGTATCGACTAAGCAATCCGAAGAATTGATCTTTACCGAAAACGAACTGTTAAAGCAGCGCCTGAGTACCTTGCAAGATAGTTATCGTAATGCACAGGATGAACTTAGCCTTCCATTTTGGCTGATGCTGGCATCGGCGTTGCTCGCCCTATTGGCTGCGGCCGGAATCGCGTGGGTCCAATTACAGGACGGACACCGTCGAACGCACGACGCAGACATGCGTCGACTTGAAGCCGAAGATCAGCGCTTAATGGCTATTCAGCATGAACTGGATACCAGCAACTTGAACGACCAGAATCAGGCAGCTATTTTACGTTTAATGAACGAGTTGCAAGAGGTAGCGGACGGTGATTTGACGGTGCAAGCGACAGTCTCTGAAGACATAACCGGGGCTATTGCGGATTCCGTGAACTACACAGTTGAAGAGTTGCGCGGACTGGTTGGTCGTGTCACCGCGACTGCACGACAAGTAACGACAGCGTCAGATCAGGCGCAAAGCATTTCGACCGAATTGTTAGAGGCATCCCAAACACAGGCGCGCGAGATCAAGGAAGCTACGCTAGCGGTGTTGGCAATGGCAACACAGATTACGGATGTATCCAAATCCGCGAGCGCGTCCGTTGATGTGGCACGGCAATCGGTAAGTGCGGCAGAAGAGGGTTCAAAAGCCGTTGAAAACGCCATTACCGGCATGAATGAAATTCGTGAGCAGATTCAGGAAACCTCAAAGCGGATTAAGCGTCTTGGAGAATCTTCACAAGAGATTGGTGAAATCACTGAGCTTATCGCTGATATTACGGAGCAGACCAATGTGCTGGCATTGAATGCAGCGATTCAGGCTGCATCCGCTGGTGAGGCGGGTCGTGGCTTTTCGGTGGTGGCTGAAGAAGTCCAGCGCCTGGCAGAGCGCTCCGGTGCGGCAACCAAGCAGATTGGCGCGCTGGTACGCACCATTCAAACCGATACGCACGATGCCGTGGTCGCGATGGAAAAGTCGACACAGGGCGTGGTCGAAGGAGCAAAGCTATCCGATGCCGCTGGCGCTGCACTGTCAGACATTCGTGGCGTGTCGAACCTGTTGGCCGAATTGATTCAAAATATTTCGTTGGCAACTGAGCAGCAGGCAAACTCGGCAAATGGTGTCGCTTCCAACATTCAGAATATTCTTACGGTGACCGAAAAAACACGGGAAGGAACTAGTCAGACTGCGTCGTCTATTCGTGAGTTGTCTAAACTTGCAGAAGATTTGAAAAGTTCGGTATCGCGCTTCCGCGTCACCAACTAA
- a CDS encoding chemotaxis protein CheW, with the protein MSQSEADPHIPYLAVPPPRKFGTDADARRSRLREFQSHLLERMEAARSGVKVHHNQLGLLIGQQRWLLSLEEAGEIVAVDRITKVPLTQDWYLGLTNIRGTLISVIDFARYQGQAITVIDKDTRIVAFANALAFNSGLLVSRVLGLRNIDEMVLQPISQDVDGIGVEAAGRADPVNSVKASAAQYLDSESQLWTELKLTQVLSSPRFLHIGR; encoded by the coding sequence ATGAGCCAATCAGAAGCTGATCCGCATATACCGTATTTGGCTGTCCCTCCTCCGCGCAAATTCGGCACTGACGCGGATGCGCGGCGTAGTCGTCTACGTGAATTTCAATCGCATTTACTCGAACGGATGGAAGCTGCACGCAGCGGTGTCAAGGTCCACCATAACCAATTAGGTTTATTAATCGGGCAACAACGCTGGCTACTTAGCCTGGAAGAAGCGGGTGAAATTGTCGCTGTTGACCGCATCACCAAAGTACCGTTGACGCAGGATTGGTATCTCGGTCTGACAAATATCCGCGGTACCTTAATAAGCGTTATCGATTTTGCACGCTATCAAGGGCAGGCCATCACGGTCATCGACAAAGATACGAGGATTGTCGCATTTGCCAATGCACTAGCATTTAACAGCGGTTTATTGGTAAGTCGAGTTCTCGGCTTACGCAATATCGATGAAATGGTCTTGCAACCGATTTCCCAGGATGTCGACGGGATTGGAGTTGAAGCCGCCGGTAGGGCTGATCCAGTTAATAGTGTGAAGGCAAGTGCCGCACAGTATTTGGATAGTGAGTCGCAGCTCTGGACTGAACTCAAATTGACGCAGGTACTAAGTAGCCCACGATTTTTACACATTGGTAGATGA